The sequence attatttatagagtTACCTTCAAATACTCAAATACGATTATTATTTactattatatcggtaacggtattttaccGGTAATGGTACTTGAGTTGAAAGTGTATTTTAGGCGTAACGGTAGTTCAGATGTATCGGTTTCCAACCTTGCAGAAAATAGCTTTGAAGGGAAATGATTGATACGTTaatagttaatttaaaataaagtttgttacttatataagttcgtcattccgtttttatgtccacattattatatatattctggatcgttatagatagtggagtctgTAGTCTGTAAATTCGGGAAAATCGCTGAGATATAATCAAAATACCATGACAACCACGATTTTTacctttttatatttatctggatttattaatatgtaaaatatttatagcaATTAGGTGCTATACATATTACAAAAAGAATATCATttctttttgcaatttttttcacACAATAAGTTTATTAAATAGTTAGTAAAATTTACAATGGTCAAAATTTTGCAAagtaaagataatttaataacaaGAGCGTTTAAGAAATTGCCAAAAATTACTCTGCGGGAGGTTGTTAATTATCAAAAACTGGAAATTAGTTGCAAATGAGGCCTttctcataaaaaattttaaactgttCGATGAAACATTTAAACTTTCGGCTGAGTCCAAGTTAAATTTAAGGATACACTGATGGGATAAAATTCGTAAGACTGTCGAAGGAAAAGAGACTGGATCCCAAAAACACAAATAAGATAGTCAAGTTTAGGTGGCAATATTATTTTGTGCGGCTGTTTCCAGTGCAACGTATGGGTCCAACTCATATCACTAAAGATATCATGACTGGAATTGAATACAGATCAaatttaaacgatgttatgtatccatacgttgaggaaatatatactttttgtttCTACGACAAATATTTAGATATGTTAAAAACATAATGACATAATAAATATATCCCCCATCgttttgaaatcaaatatatataaatgtttgACCGAATTTGTGATTCATCACTTCTCTGTTAATGAATGTTAATTTACACAAAACAATTACCGGGGAGTCTGGTAACTCTATGTCTTGTTGATATATACACAATTTGCTGGTTGTGAAACACCATAAACATACCCAGTCTGTTTGTTGTGAAACACCATAAACATTTACCAGCTGACCGAttatcaacaaaattttctttttaatttgccgaaaaaaaaattatttgacctAGCACGCcgaaaaaaaggtaaacaataatttttccccaaaaaaagtgaatgaaaaaatcaataattttacaaaaatttcattaaaaaattgccACAATCGACAACTATAACTTTATTGCATTTTTACAGTTACAGTACACCTGCAAAATTGCAACTTCagcagaaatttgaaaaaaggaaCACGTACCCTAAACAGCttgttataaaaatagcatCGAGAAAAGCCACGAAGGCAGCTAGAATTGTTTAACAGTAGCAATtcgaaaataaaactatagctaattgtttaaatatagaGCTCTATTAATCATGAAGACACGTTTAAGCAAAAGGTTAATAATATTGACTTTTTCATGGTCGTTGCTGTTGATAAGCAGCAATTGCATTGCAACAACTAATGCTGCCGATGATAAAGATAATAGTCTACAAGTTATCTATGCAGTTAATTCCGGTGGTTATGATCATATAGACAAACATAGTATTCACTATGAATCGGATCCTTTGAATGTGGGCACCGCCTCCGATTATGGCAATCATTTATTGATTATTGGACGGGTGCCCGAGCAAGATGAGGTTTTGTATCGCACAGAACGTTATCACACTGCAACCTTTGGCTATGATTTACCCTTGGAGGGGGATGGTGAATATGCATTGGTACTGAAATTCTGCGAGGTCTATTTTAATGAACCAAATATGAAGGTGAGTGGGAACGGGAGggaagttttaaaaaagttcatagattatttaaaataaaatttggataattttatttaaattacactttcggaaattgttttgaaaaaaatataaatttcttaagaaaaaattcggttaaaatttttaaaatttaaagtatttttcaaaattctaactttcaaaataacaaattttacattacatttacaagttttgaaactggaattttcaaaattttcaaattaatttccaATTGGAAAAATTACACCATGACACCCAATCTCAAAGATTAGAGACTTAGATCTTTGAGATTGGGTGTCAGTTAGTAGTTTTTccaattcgaaattaatttcgaacacttgcattgaatttgaattaaaatataaaactaaaaattttaatcaacatttcacagattaagtttgaaattattattataattggaTGTCTAAATTGAATCAGATTTCGAACTTCACGAAAactctaaaatttattaaaaattacatgaatttttgttttatggtaaATAGAACTACATTTTGGAAGATTagaacataatttaaaattttagaacttattttcatattttcaaacttcaccaaatttttggttttgttcgacttttttttaaaatttaaaaatttttttttcaaaagcaaataaaattagatttaattagtTTTCGAAAATTCAATCTAATTTGGAATGTTcgaaattatttagaatttttgaaaactaaattaaaattttcttctattttctattttaatttacaaaaaaattgtaaaattttatgcttttttgGAAATAGATCCAATTTCGGAAGATTTTAagaattcgaacttaatttcgagtTTCCAAACTTTGCCTAATTTTGGGCTTTTTTCGATTtctttatttaagtgattttcgaaatcatttagaatttttaaatcaaaaataaaattttctattttaatattaCAGATTTTCGATGTGGTACTAAATCGCAAACATGAAGTGGTCTCCAATCTGGACATTTTTGCACAAGTGGGTCGCGGCACAGCCCACGATGAATATGTCTACTTTACTGTTACGCGAGGAAAGTTACACTATAAAGATGAAATTTCCGATATTCGCAACAATATTGTGCGTTTGGAATTCATTAAGGGTTCCTATGACAATCCCAAAATAAATGCCTTTGTCCTATTCAAAGGCGATGTCAATAGAATACCCAAATTGAAACCCCTACACAATGATGCTGTAATACAAGATGGTGACTTTAATGAAGTAACTGAGCAGCCAATTACAGAGAGAATGCCCGCAACAACTGCCAGCACAACAAAGAAATCTGCAAAGGTTAAGAAAACCATAacagaagaaaagaaaattccCACACCACCTGTAGAGGAGGATAACACGTTGATCGTTGACGATGAAGAAGATGATTTCGATTTGTCATTTACGGATAATCgtaaaaatagtaaaacaaGTGGTCCCCGCCAACCGAATCCTTACACTATGGACGATTCCATGGTGTTAATGCCAGTGTTTATAGCAATCGGTTGTTTTATACCTCTGCTCTTCTGTCTGTGTAAATTATGAGTTGATTAAGCCGGTGATTTCGAATGACTTGTCTTATCTTTAGCTTTATTTAAACATCGATTTACTTTATTTCCAAGCTGTGGTGAAAGAGTCCGCAAGCCAGCGTGGCTGTATTTGCTGTTTTGTGTTCTTTGTTTACTATGTTTGTAACGCACAAATTTTTATTGTGTTATAAAGAGTTTGAACGGAAAAAAAGTTggtaataaaattgaaaataataaatgcaATATTTGCACTAATATTCAATAGCAAACATGTCTCTAAATATTGTAtactaacaaaatattaatacacattcgatagttttaaaaaaatgttacttaAATTCAACTGATATAAACTTCTATACTTAATTAGACCTTTTTCCGTTCAAACTCTAAATATTACTCTATTTATATATGGTCTTTTGTTTAATGTTTGAATCATTATTTGTTACTTAAACATGATAATGACTTCTGTTAAGTACttagcatttaatttttttttattattttctagtaATATTATTCTTAAAGAGACACTTTTTTATACTTTAATGTTCCTTATTAgggtttatatttaatttttttacaaactaatttattaaagcacaaatttatattgcacttaattttgttttggaaaaataaacaatatttttgtttattagcgagctttttgttttataaatttattacaaaattgtatttaaatttagctAAATAAATTGAAGAGAAAATaatgttgaataaaaaaaactaataaagtattttgagtttttcttaAGATGGCATTTTTAAAGATATCTCAGAATTAGAACTGATTTTATTAACCAAAGCCAAGTATTATATGGAGTATTAGTCCACTATGATGATCCGACatttatatacaataaataaaatccttttaatttacattttgtttatgaatacgtgtattttcagtttattcaatatctcaaatttaaaagcaaattcctattatttaaaaaactaaaaaacgaattacacttcatataaaaactagaaattataatgattaaattaaaagaatgattaaataattgaaattgatgattaaataaaacaataactaAAACAATGGTTGTTTCtgttttgtgaaataaaaatgtgattaaAACTAAGACTATGAAGCCACGATTTGTTTTCGACCCCCACACTGTGCACCACATAAAACAATATCGGCATAGATCAAACGATCTCGACTGAACACTAGATTCTTGACATTTTCAAAAGTGGCCATGGCAGCACGTTCCAACACCGCATCTCCGTAACACAATTTACCACAGGCACATTTGGGCGCCTCCGATAGTATATCAACTAAAATCCAAGGCAAAGTGGCCGATGAATAAGGCAATTTATGTTGACACACGGAACGTGAGGCCAACAGCCATAAGGGCGAGGCTGTGTTTAGACTTTGTACTGATGAGCAGGTGGGATTTGCTAGTTTATTATCCAAATCGTATTCTTTTTGAGGCTGGAAATTATTGCCCCACACATCTAACATTTCTAAGCGATTGTTGTTAAATGCTGCCGGCAGCGATTCCAATTGATTCGAAGACATATGCAGATACCTTAAGCTGCGCATGCGCCTTACTCCAAAGGGTATGCGTTTCAGGagattgttgttgatttttaaagtcaccagtttttctaatttaattaaaaccggTGGAAAATATTCCAATTTATTGGCAGAGAGATCTAGCTCTCTTAAGGATTCTTGCAGATTTCTACCCTGCAACCATTGCCAGCAATTTTTATCACCCAGATTATTATTGTGCAAATGTAATTCAGTCAATTGTAATCTACCCATTTCGTCGGGAAtctaaaaaattgcaaaaattatttaaaaagtttgttaactgtaacaattataaatattcaattaccttttctatagtattaaaacttaaattcaGCATGGTCAAATTTCTTAATGAACATATTTCAAAGGTCACCTTACACAATTGTATGCCCGAAATAGTCAGGGACTTTAAAGTCCTAGGAAAACCCTTTGTCGGATAATCTCCCCTATTTAAAACCGACAGTTTGGTTTGCGGCTGAGACTTCAGTGGTATCGCGGTGGCAGCCGCTATATTCATTCTCAAATTTATCGAATCTTTGCCCTCCAAACCCAATTTTAAGGTCTGCAGAAAACCCTTCAACTGTATGGGATCACACTTAATCATTAAATTCTCCGCCGGCTGTATAAAACTAATAGTAGCTTTGCCATCTTTGAGAAATTTCGTAAACATTTTCTCGATATTGTTTTTTACTTTATATCGTTTACCCGTCTTCTCCTGTGGAGTAAAATGTATAATTTCCAGGTCTTTTTTACATTCACCATTACTGTCCTTGGCGGAGGTATTGAAACCCACCGCCAAGGTGGCTTTAACCATACGAGGCGCCTTGTTCGTCTGTGTCAGACGATTTAGTACTTGTGTTTCACAGAGTATTTTCATTGCGTTTGATAATTTCGCctttaaaacatttgttgttgtatttatattgttttccaCAACAAGGAGTTTCTTAGTTATTATTCACAATTAAACAAAAGATTTAATTCGTTtccatttaataataaaacaaatttttgcaaataaataaaaaaaatccgccTTTTCTGcgagtttttgttttcttttgtgaaatgtcaaaaaatttttgttgtttttatttttcaatggtTCTCAGTTGTGTTCTTTCTCTCTTTCTTTTAGAAACAGCTGttcagttgtttttgttttttccgaGACTCTCAAACTGTTTAAATAATTAGTGATACCAACTATTTCAAAACTTGAATAAAAAGCTCCTACTTATTTAGAacaaaatctactacttttataatagtaaatttgttaaataatagaatttaatatatttttgggaaaatgtttaattgttcAAAGATGTGTTCTATTATTTATAtctataataattaattttatgccTTGATCAAATATGCATTATATGAGAAGCACTAAATTTATTACATTGGTATAGTAAAATACTACAATGCTTCTCAAACCTAACCTAATAGTGGTTAGAattgaaaattagaaaaaaaaaatatttgaagccAGTTCGTACAATAACAGAAATCGTTAATGTGAATGAAACATTAAACATATAAACATTAAGAAAGCGGATAGTCCCAACAAATGGGAGATATTTGGTCACGTTTTTCAAGAACGATTAAGTCAATAGGAACTGTTATTCCAATTTCATGGTTTGTCTATTCTTTATTCCTCCAAAAACCGTTTTACATGCTGAATACCAAAACAATAATTGCATTTCAAATTTAGTTGCAGTTTTGTATGCCCTCTTATAGCTGTCCTCTTGGATTCGGTTGAAGATTTCGACTAACAGTAACAGACCAGCAATAATCCGCCAATATTGAAACGTTTCATGGTTAAACGCTTTTCAGTTGTCCGCTAAGAAGTCCAATTGAGGATGCCAAATAAAGTATTATTAGGTATGTATAATGATAACAAATTTTCGATGGCTTCTTATTTTTCAAGAAATATTTTGGGAGAAATCTTCCCAAAATGTTTTCTAAGTAGAGTCATATGGGGGTttcccccatatgcataaacagtttataaatttatcaaaggtttattaaacaaaatttccataccaaatcagttttataaacctttgataaatttataaactgtttatgcatatgggggaaAGTTTGCATATTTAACTACATTTCATATGTGAAGACcgaagtatgtatgtatatatcctCCATGATTGTAACTTCACTTAATCTAGACCATTGCTGGCGAAGTTATTGAAGAAAACCTTAAAATTTCATTGCCAGACAATTGTGagacaataaatatttatctgctaacatacatacatacatacatagtttgTCAGTTCACATGGTTTGTTGTcagtttgttaaaaaattgcTAGATCCATTGTTAGACATGGCTAGAACTGTTAAATCATTTCAAACAATCAATTTGAAATTGTTCATCAGTGCCTTGGCCTGACTTTTTTCTTATCCAGAGTCTGTTGGTGACTGGATAAGAAAAGTCAAGTCAATTGGCTCATAGCTGCAATCTATGATGCAGGTTTCATTAATTGAAATGTCGCtatccattttttatttaatttattctcgaattttgtttcacttttgattttcaatattattaattcgaatttttgtttgtttataaatgGGTTGACAATGGTGCCATTGTATAAGCTTTGGCCATTCGTTAAAAAAGTAGAGGATAATGCTAGTTCCCCATTCCGACTCTTTTAAAGCATGACCAAACATTCACTGACCCGGTCGATAAAGCTAACCTTTTAGCTCAATTATTCGCAAGTAATTCTCACTTGCCGTGGCCTTTTTTTCTCAATAGTAACCGCAGTGCCCGAACTCGCAAGAGTATTAGTGATATATGCCAGATATATTCTTTCAAGCTCGTGCTGTAAAAAGGGTTTTATCGGATCTCAACGTAAATAAGCCTCCTGGGCCAGATGTCataccagcactggtcttgaagcagtgctCTTTGACgttagctcgtccattagctaaccgtttcaacatttcatacCGTGCCGGCGTATTTACTGTATATTGGAAAGTTGAAAATGTCACGCCATTTCCTAAAAAAGGCGCGGCTAACAACACTGAAAATTATAATCCAATAGCAATTGGCAATAGCAAAGTTATGGAAAGTATGGCAAACTACCATCTGGTTAAATATTTacagtccaacaatttacttaacGAACGCCAGTATGGCTTccgtagaggacgctctacaCTCAAAttgaatgtccacaaacactactccctttTCCTAGTATACATAATGCATTGCATgggtaggggtcatcccctaagtgctggcccacaaatggctgagatataaggaaaaaaccgggacaacctcgatttttggccaattttttatctatatctggattactaagtcattaatatagacaatatggatatctaatgatagatatttcaaagtccattgcaacgatgtatatatggATATAGTAAGTTCGACcaacaatggatcaaaatcgggaaaatatttttaacccgaatttttttttcattaaaatttttttttggcatagattctttttcca comes from Calliphora vicina chromosome 2, idCalVici1.1, whole genome shotgun sequence and encodes:
- the LOC135949934 gene encoding malectin-B, with the translated sequence MKTRLSKRLIILTFSWSLLLISSNCIATTNAADDKDNSLQVIYAVNSGGYDHIDKHSIHYESDPLNVGTASDYGNHLLIIGRVPEQDEVLYRTERYHTATFGYDLPLEGDGEYALVLKFCEVYFNEPNMKIFDVVLNRKHEVVSNLDIFAQVGRGTAHDEYVYFTVTRGKLHYKDEISDIRNNIVRLEFIKGSYDNPKINAFVLFKGDVNRIPKLKPLHNDAVIQDGDFNEVTEQPITERMPATTASTTKKSAKVKKTITEEKKIPTPPVEEDNTLIVDDEEDDFDLSFTDNRKNSKTSGPRQPNPYTMDDSMVLMPVFIAIGCFIPLLFCLCKL
- the LOC135950413 gene encoding uncharacterized protein LOC135950413, whose translation is MPDIFFQARAVKRVLSDLNVNKPPGPDVIPALVLKQCSLTLARPLANRFNISYRAGVFTVYWKVENVTPFPKKGAANNTENYNPIAIGNSKVMESMANYHLVKYLQSNNLLNERQYGFRRGRSTLKLNVHKHYSLFLVYIMHCMGRGHPLSAGPQMAEI
- the Lrr47 gene encoding leucine-rich repeat protein 1, encoding MKILCETQVLNRLTQTNKAPRMVKATLAVGFNTSAKDSNGECKKDLEIIHFTPQEKTGKRYKVKNNIEKMFTKFLKDGKATISFIQPAENLMIKCDPIQLKGFLQTLKLGLEGKDSINLRMNIAAATAIPLKSQPQTKLSVLNRGDYPTKGFPRTLKSLTISGIQLCKVTFEICSLRNLTMLNLSFNTIEKIPDEMGRLQLTELHLHNNNLGDKNCWQWLQGRNLQESLRELDLSANKLEYFPPVLIKLEKLVTLKINNNLLKRIPFGVRRMRSLRYLHMSSNQLESLPAAFNNNRLEMLDVWGNNFQPQKEYDLDNKLANPTCSSVQSLNTASPLWLLASRSVCQHKLPYSSATLPWILVDILSEAPKCACGKLCYGDAVLERAAMATFENVKNLVFSRDRLIYADIVLCGAQCGGRKQIVAS